A portion of the Homalodisca vitripennis isolate AUS2020 chromosome 2, UT_GWSS_2.1, whole genome shotgun sequence genome contains these proteins:
- the LOC124355636 gene encoding uncharacterized protein LOC124355636 yields MTSAEEDIVTDSLCYLSTMELQDVSTTLNISDIVDTAVSSCSTTQHQLPDIRNNYFDVQKDTSIADSDSSFDDPNDLDYIPSINSSLIVQSSPLRDQQQILDVEINHQLLEVEINQQPPEVEVIQQPLEVEVIHQPPEVEVNQQGPEPPEEQPL; encoded by the exons ATGACAA GTGCTGAAGAGGACATTGTAACAGATTCTCTCTGCTACCTAAGCACTATGGAATTGCAGGATGTGTCTACCACTTTGAATATAAGTGATATTGTTGATACAGCTGTCTCATCGTGTAGCACGACACAACATCAGCTCCCTGATAttagaaataactattttgacGTTCAGAAGGACACTTCAATTGCAGATAGTGACTCAAGTTTTGATGACCCCAACGATCTTGATTATATTCCATCAATTAACAGCAGCTTGATTGTTCAATCTTCACCTTTACGTGACCAGCAGCAGATATTAGATGTGGAAATAAATCACCAGCTACTAGAAGTGGAAATAAACCAGCAGCCACCAGAAGTGGAAGTAATCCAGCAGCCACTAGAAGTGGAAGTAATCCATCAGCCACCAGAAGTGGAAGTAAACCAACAAGGTCCGGAACCTCCTGAAGAACAGCCGTTGTAA